One Salipiger sp. CCB-MM3 genomic window carries:
- a CDS encoding molybdopterin-binding protein: MRFDTFVVVDWSGASKPSPVGESKDAIWIGIAREQGVAASYHRTREAATETLVQLFEAERAAGRRVLAGFDFPFAYPKGFAEALTGRSDPFAIWEALAERIEDAPDNANNRLEVAAEINRLFPGSGPFWGNGMARDIQHLPRTKQGYANPFAESRTCDETPGAQPVWKLAGAGSVGSQGLLGIARLQALRERFGKDIAVRPFEQQDAPLVLVELFPSLIKGTVAALAEPDEIKDRAQVRVLAGALRALDPALLDTLTRAGDPEEGWILGLGHESSLSDAAQSAFPQLPEPAMPAETPRANDDLQPPRLRNDCFAMPQGVSWMPVDEALSKLRAALRPVTGTETVPTLEAAGRVLAADVAAKRSNPPMPNSAVDGYGFAHGATGSGVQRLPLVAGRAAAGQPYPHAVPPGHAVRILTGAILPEGVDTVVLEEDTNSDATTVVFDGPIKPRANTRKAGEDVAAGAAALQKGRRLRAPELALASALGIAELPVHRPLRVGVLSTGDEIIPAPSLPAEPHQIWDANRPMLLSLAQGWRFEPVDLGHIKDDAGLIEARLNEGAREADVILTSGGASAGDEDHVSALLRARGSLSAWRIALKPGRPLALAMWEGVPVFGLPGNPVAALVCALVFARPALSLMSGAGWNEPRGFTVPAAFSKRKKQGRREYLRARLTDAGHAEVFASEGSGRISGLSWADGLVELPDAAMDVEPGTPVRYIPYASFGLV, from the coding sequence GTGAGATTTGACACCTTCGTCGTCGTGGACTGGTCCGGGGCGTCGAAACCCTCGCCCGTGGGCGAGAGCAAGGATGCCATCTGGATCGGCATCGCCCGCGAGCAGGGCGTGGCGGCCAGCTATCACCGCACCCGCGAGGCGGCGACCGAGACGCTTGTGCAGCTGTTCGAGGCGGAGCGCGCCGCCGGGCGGCGGGTGCTGGCGGGATTCGATTTCCCTTTCGCCTACCCCAAGGGTTTTGCCGAGGCGTTAACCGGGCGCTCGGACCCTTTCGCGATCTGGGAGGCGCTGGCAGAGCGGATCGAAGACGCGCCCGACAATGCCAACAACCGCCTAGAGGTGGCCGCAGAGATCAACCGTCTCTTCCCCGGAAGCGGTCCGTTCTGGGGCAATGGCATGGCGCGCGACATCCAACACCTGCCGCGAACCAAGCAGGGCTATGCCAATCCCTTCGCCGAGAGCCGCACCTGCGACGAGACCCCCGGCGCGCAGCCGGTGTGGAAACTCGCCGGGGCCGGATCCGTCGGCTCGCAGGGGCTTTTGGGTATCGCGCGGCTGCAGGCGCTGCGCGAGCGGTTCGGCAAGGACATCGCCGTGCGCCCCTTCGAGCAGCAGGACGCGCCCCTCGTGCTGGTCGAACTTTTCCCCTCGCTGATCAAAGGCACGGTGGCGGCGCTGGCCGAGCCCGATGAGATCAAGGACCGCGCGCAGGTGCGGGTGCTGGCCGGGGCGCTGCGCGCGCTCGATCCGGCGCTGCTCGACACCCTCACCCGCGCGGGCGATCCGGAAGAGGGCTGGATCCTCGGCCTCGGGCATGAGAGCAGTCTTTCCGACGCCGCGCAGTCCGCCTTTCCACAGCTTCCCGAGCCTGCCATGCCTGCTGAGACCCCTCGCGCCAACGATGACCTGCAGCCGCCGCGCCTGCGCAACGACTGTTTTGCCATGCCGCAGGGCGTGTCGTGGATGCCGGTGGACGAGGCGCTGAGCAAGCTGCGCGCGGCGCTGCGCCCGGTCACCGGAACCGAGACCGTTCCCACCTTAGAAGCTGCGGGGCGCGTGCTGGCGGCGGATGTGGCTGCGAAACGCTCGAACCCGCCGATGCCCAATTCGGCGGTCGATGGCTACGGCTTTGCCCATGGCGCCACCGGCAGCGGCGTGCAGCGCCTGCCGCTGGTCGCGGGCCGTGCCGCCGCCGGGCAGCCCTACCCGCATGCGGTGCCGCCGGGCCACGCGGTGCGCATCCTCACCGGGGCGATCCTGCCCGAGGGGGTGGATACGGTGGTGCTGGAAGAAGACACCAACAGCGACGCCACCACCGTTGTCTTCGACGGCCCCATCAAGCCCCGCGCCAACACCCGCAAGGCGGGCGAGGACGTGGCCGCCGGGGCCGCCGCGCTGCAAAAGGGCCGCCGCCTGCGCGCGCCCGAGCTTGCGCTTGCCTCGGCCTTGGGGATCGCCGAGCTGCCGGTGCACCGCCCGCTGCGCGTTGGCGTGCTGTCGACCGGCGATGAAATCATCCCCGCACCGTCCCTGCCCGCAGAGCCGCATCAGATCTGGGATGCCAACCGCCCGATGCTGCTGTCGCTGGCGCAGGGCTGGAGGTTTGAGCCGGTGGATCTGGGGCACATCAAAGACGACGCGGGCCTCATTGAGGCGCGGCTGAACGAGGGCGCGCGCGAGGCGGATGTGATCCTGACCTCCGGCGGCGCCTCTGCGGGGGATGAAGATCACGTCTCGGCCCTGCTGCGCGCGCGCGGGTCGCTGTCGGCGTGGCGCATCGCGCTGAAACCCGGACGTCCGCTGGCGCTGGCGATGTGGGAGGGCGTTCCGGTGTTTGGCCTGCCCGGCAACCCGGTCGCGGCGCTGGTCTGCGCGCTGGTCTTTGCGCGTCCCGCCCTGTCGTTGATGTCCGGCGCGGGCTGGAACGAGCCGCGCGGCTTCACCGTTCCCGCTGCCTTCTCCAAGCGCAAGAAACAGGGCCGCCGCGAGTATCTGCGCGCGCGGCTCACCGATGCGGGCCACGCCGAGGTCTTTGCCTCTGAAGGGTCGGGCCGGATCAGCGGGTTGTCCTGGGCCGATGGGCTGGTGGAATTGCCGGATGCCGCCATGGACGTAGAGCCGGGCACCCCGGTGCGCTACATCCCCTATGCGTCTTTCGGGCTGGTCTGA